The following proteins come from a genomic window of Trifolium pratense cultivar HEN17-A07 linkage group LG4, ARS_RC_1.1, whole genome shotgun sequence:
- the LOC123924408 gene encoding probable nucleoredoxin 1 — protein sequence MADSSVHHHDVHSLLSSPQRDFLLRNNTDQVKIDSLKGKKLGFYFSASWCGPCRRFTPTLAEVYNDLSPNGDFEVVFVSADKDDEAFNSYFSKMPWLAIPFSDTETRKRLNELFHVHGIPHLALLDETGNVVAEDGVRIIRDYGAEGYPFTLKRVQELKDQEEEAKRNQSLRSLLVSRSRDFVISSDGNKIPISELEGKTVGLYFFASSYRSCALFTQQLKEVYQKLKTKGENFEVVFIPLDDDEESFKEELETVPWLSFPLKDKTCPKLIQYFELSKIPTLVIIGPDGKTLHHDVSEAIEEHGVDAYPFTPEKFVELDEIAKAKEATQTLESVLVSGDQDFVIKNDGEKIPLSKLTGKTVLLYFSAHWCPPCRAFLPKLTDAYHKIKAQDNDALEVVFISSDRDQNSFDEFFAEMPWLALPFGDSRKEFLSRKFKVSGIPMLMAIGPSGRTVTKEARDLIGLYGADAYPFTEERIKEIEAKNDEIAKGWPEKVTHETHEHELVLSRRKNYYCDDCNEEGHNWSYFCEECDFDLHPNCALGDKGSKDGVKEEEKPKDGWVCDGVVCTKA from the exons GTTAAAATTGACAGCTTGAAGGGAAAGAAACTTGGTTTCTATTTTTCAGCATCATGGTGTGGTCCGTGTCGAAGATTCACGCCAACGTTGGCGGAGGTGTACAATGACCTCTCTCCAAATGGTGACTTTGAGGTTGTTTTTGTCTCAGCTGATAAAGATGATGAGGCCTTCAATAGCTACTTTTCAAAAATGCCGTGGCTAGCTATACCCTTTTCTGATACAGAGACGCGAAAACGCCTTAATGAGTTGTTTCATGTACACGGCATTCCTCATCTTGCATTGCTTGATGAAACTGGGAATGTTGTTGCTGAAGACGGAGTTCGCATTATCCGTGATTATGGAGCTGAAGGATACCCTTTCACATTAAAAAGGGTTCAAGAGTTGAAAGATCAAGAAGAGGAAGCTAAGAGGAACCAATCTTTGAGATCTTTATTGGTATCTCGTTCACGTGACTTCGTGATATCATCCGATGGAAATAAA ATACCTATCTCTGAGCTTGAGGGAAAGACAGTTGGTCTGTATTTCTTTGCGTCTTCATACAGATCATGCGCGCTATTTACTCAACAACTTAAGGAGGTTTATCAGAAGCTGAAGACAAAGGGGGAGAACTTTGAGGTTGTGTTTATACCCTTAGATGATGACGAAGAGTCATTCAAGGAAGAATTAGAAACTGTGCCCTGGTTATCTTTTCCTCTAAAGGACAAAACCTGCCCTAAGCTAATTCAGTACTTTGAGCTATCAAAAATCCCCACTTTGGTTATTATTGGGCCAGATGGGAAAACTCTTCATCATGATGTTTCTGAGGCCATTGAGGAACATGGGGTCGATGCATATCCATTCACTCCTGAAAAGTTTGTTGAACTCGATGAAATAGCAAAGGCCAAGGAGGCAACTCAAACTCTTGAGTCAGTTTTGGTGTCTGGGGATCAAGATTTTGTTATTAAGAATGATGGGGAGAAG ATTCCGTTGTCAAAATTAACGGGGAAGACTGTCCTCCTCTACTTCTCAGCCCACTGGTGTCCTCCATGCCGTGCATTTCTTCCAAAACTCACTGATGCATACCATAAAATTAAGGCACAAGATAATGATGCGCTCGAAGTTGTGTTCATCTCAAGTGACAGGGATCAAAACTCCTTTGATGAATTCTTTGCGGAAATGCCATGGCTGGCACTTCCCTTTGGTGATTCAAGGAAGGAATTCTTGAGTCGCAAATTCAAGGTATCTGGCATCCCCATGCTTATGGCAATCGGTCCAAGTGGTCGGACTGTCACGAAAGAAGCTCGAGATCTGATTGGCCTTTATGGAGCAGATGCTTATCCTTTCACCGAGGAGAGAATAAAAGAAATAGAGgcaaaaaatgatgaaatagCAAAGGGGTGGCCCGAGAAGGTGACGCACGAAACACATGAGCATGAGCTTGTATTATCGCGACGCAAGAATTACTATTGCGATGATTGCAATGAAGAGGGACATAATTGGTCGTACTTTTGTGAAGAGTGTGACTTTGATCTCCATCCAAATTGTGCATTGGGAGACAAAGGAAGCAAAGATGGTGTCAAGGAAGAAGAGAAGCCCAAAGATGGATGGGTTTGTGATGGAGTTGTATGCACCAAAGCCTAA